One Myxococcota bacterium DNA window includes the following coding sequences:
- the ppdK gene encoding pyruvate, phosphate dikinase produces the protein MAKRKATSAKRAPAKSPRSRRRAYFFGAGRADGNASQKNLLGGKGANLAEMTRLGVPVPAGFTISTDVCTEFNALGRKLPSGLDAEVRANLAKVERAMGGKFGSRERPLLVSVRSGARASMPGMMDTVLNLGLNDQTVQGLIEESGDRRFAYDTYRRFIHMYGDVVLGVKHELFEDRLDQLKREKRVKLDTELGADDLEGLVASYKRVVEEATGKDFPDDPHEQLRGAIAAVFLSWNTPRAETYRKLNNIPSEWGTAVNVQAMVYGNLGDDSATGVAFTRDPSTGERRFFGEFLPRAQGEDVVAGIRTPQPIGKKDRTHGALPSLEELMPKSYRELLRTAQLLERHYADMQDLEFTIQRGRLWMLQTRNGKRTARAAVKIAVDMAREGRIDRKTALERVVPETLDQLLHPTLDAKAAPPPIGQGLPASPGAAVGRIVFTAEDAESAAEGGEEVVLVRRETSPEDIHGMHAAQGILTALGGMTSHAAVVARGMGKCCVAGCSALSIDFERRRATLGGVELTERDVITLDGSTGNVFKGRVRTVEPELSKDFQTLMKWADQVRRLRVRANADTPTDAEVAVRFGAEGVGLCRTEHMFFQAERILAVRRMILSETADERAAALVPILPMQREDFVGIFTAMAGRPVTIRLLDPPLHEFLPHTGEEMSNLARDLGVPELELRRKVEGLREFNPMLGHRGSRLAVTYPEIYEMQVRAIVEAACVCAERAVKTHPEIMLPLVQGARELRLLRDLVDRTAKAVMKERGKTVRYHVGTMIEVPRAAIVADRLAEVAEFFSFGTNDLTQMTLALSRDDSGRFLPAYVQRQLMDDDPFVTLDKGGVGAL, from the coding sequence TTGGCCAAGCGTAAAGCGACCTCGGCGAAGCGCGCGCCCGCGAAGTCACCTCGCTCGCGCCGCCGGGCGTACTTCTTCGGCGCCGGTCGGGCCGACGGCAACGCCAGTCAGAAGAACTTGCTGGGCGGGAAGGGCGCGAACCTCGCCGAGATGACTCGCCTCGGCGTGCCCGTGCCGGCCGGCTTCACGATCTCCACCGACGTGTGCACCGAGTTCAACGCGCTCGGCCGCAAGCTCCCGTCCGGGCTCGACGCCGAGGTGCGCGCGAACCTCGCCAAGGTCGAGCGCGCCATGGGCGGAAAGTTCGGCTCGCGCGAGCGCCCGCTGCTGGTCTCGGTGCGCTCGGGCGCCCGGGCCTCGATGCCCGGCATGATGGACACGGTCCTCAACCTGGGCCTCAACGATCAGACCGTGCAGGGCCTGATCGAGGAGAGCGGCGACCGCCGCTTCGCCTACGACACCTACCGCCGCTTCATCCACATGTACGGCGACGTGGTGCTGGGCGTGAAACACGAGCTGTTCGAAGACCGGCTCGACCAGCTCAAGCGCGAGAAGCGCGTGAAGCTCGACACCGAGCTCGGCGCCGACGACCTCGAGGGGCTCGTCGCGAGCTACAAGCGCGTGGTCGAGGAGGCGACCGGCAAGGACTTCCCCGACGATCCCCACGAACAGCTCCGCGGCGCCATCGCCGCGGTTTTTCTTTCCTGGAACACGCCGCGCGCCGAGACCTACCGCAAGCTGAACAACATCCCGTCGGAATGGGGCACGGCTGTGAACGTGCAGGCCATGGTCTACGGGAACCTGGGCGACGACTCCGCGACCGGCGTGGCGTTCACGCGCGACCCGTCGACGGGCGAGCGCCGCTTCTTCGGTGAGTTCCTGCCGCGCGCGCAGGGCGAGGACGTGGTCGCGGGCATCCGCACGCCGCAGCCGATCGGCAAGAAGGACCGCACGCACGGCGCGCTGCCCTCGCTCGAGGAGCTCATGCCCAAGAGCTACCGCGAGCTCCTGCGCACGGCCCAGCTGCTCGAGAGACACTACGCCGACATGCAGGACCTCGAGTTCACCATCCAGCGCGGCCGGCTGTGGATGCTGCAGACGCGCAACGGCAAGCGCACCGCGCGCGCCGCGGTGAAGATCGCCGTCGACATGGCGCGCGAGGGCCGGATCGACCGCAAGACCGCGCTCGAGCGCGTCGTGCCCGAGACACTCGATCAGCTGCTGCACCCCACGCTCGACGCCAAGGCCGCGCCCCCGCCGATCGGCCAGGGCCTGCCGGCCTCGCCGGGTGCGGCGGTCGGGCGCATCGTGTTCACCGCCGAGGACGCCGAGAGCGCCGCCGAGGGGGGCGAAGAAGTGGTGCTCGTGCGGCGCGAGACCTCACCGGAAGACATCCACGGCATGCACGCCGCGCAGGGCATCCTCACGGCGCTGGGCGGCATGACCTCGCACGCCGCGGTCGTGGCGCGCGGGATGGGTAAATGCTGCGTGGCGGGCTGCTCCGCGCTGTCGATCGACTTCGAGCGCCGACGCGCGACACTGGGCGGTGTAGAGCTCACCGAGCGCGACGTGATCACGCTCGACGGCTCGACCGGCAACGTGTTCAAGGGCCGCGTGCGCACCGTCGAGCCCGAGCTGTCCAAGGACTTCCAGACACTGATGAAGTGGGCCGACCAGGTGCGCCGCTTGCGCGTGCGCGCGAACGCCGACACTCCGACCGACGCCGAGGTGGCCGTGCGCTTCGGCGCCGAGGGCGTCGGGCTGTGCCGCACCGAGCACATGTTCTTCCAGGCGGAGCGCATCTTGGCCGTGCGCCGCATGATCCTCTCCGAGACCGCCGACGAGCGCGCCGCGGCACTGGTGCCGATCCTGCCCATGCAGCGCGAGGACTTCGTCGGGATCTTCACCGCCATGGCCGGGCGGCCAGTCACGATCCGCCTGCTCGACCCGCCGCTGCACGAGTTCCTGCCGCACACCGGCGAGGAGATGTCGAACCTGGCGCGCGACCTGGGCGTGCCCGAGCTCGAGCTGCGCCGCAAGGTCGAGGGCCTGCGCGAGTTCAACCCCATGCTCGGTCACCGCGGCTCGCGGCTGGCAGTCACCTACCCCGAGATCTACGAGATGCAGGTGCGCGCGATCGTCGAGGCCGCCTGTGTCTGCGCGGAGCGCGCGGTGAAGACTCACCCCGAGATCATGCTGCCGCTGGTCCAGGGCGCGCGCGAGCTGCGGCTGCTGCGCGATCTGGTCGACCGCACCGCGAAGGCCGTGATGAAAGAGCGCGGCAAGACCGTCCGTTACCACGTGGGGACGATGATCGAGGTGCCGCGCGCGGCGATCGTGGCCGACCGGCTGGCCGAGGTCGCCGAGTTCTTCTCTTTCGGCACGAACGACCTGACCCAGATGACGCTCGCGCTCTCGCGCGACGACTCGGGCCGGTTCCTGCCGGCCTACGTCCAGCGCCAGCTCATGGATGACGATCCGTTCGTCACGCTCGACAAGGGCGGCGTGGGAGCGCTG
- a CDS encoding helix-turn-helix domain-containing protein, which yields MGAEVERLSEGAAVAGAQAAAGSFGAWYRRQRELRGISLFYVAARTKLSPERVREIEENAALETDAVGRATARALAHAIGADPDEAAAQLGTAAPARPRRRPSFSNLPLVLGRVGRTAGLALVLALGVWLLGLWLSSTSSSASAPAHPVYKPDYVDQLLRHE from the coding sequence GTGGGCGCAGAAGTCGAGCGACTATCTGAAGGTGCTGCAGTAGCGGGCGCGCAAGCGGCCGCGGGCTCGTTCGGCGCCTGGTATCGCCGGCAGCGCGAGCTGCGGGGTATCTCGCTCTTCTACGTGGCCGCGCGCACCAAGCTCTCGCCCGAACGCGTGCGCGAGATCGAGGAGAACGCCGCGCTCGAGACCGACGCCGTGGGCCGCGCCACCGCCCGCGCGCTGGCGCACGCGATCGGCGCGGACCCCGACGAGGCCGCGGCCCAGCTCGGCACGGCTGCGCCCGCGCGGCCGCGGCGGCGGCCCAGCTTCTCCAACCTGCCGCTCGTGCTCGGCCGGGTCGGCCGCACGGCCGGCCTGGCGCTCGTGCTGGCGCTGGGCGTGTGGCTCTTGGGCCTGTGGCTTTCGAGCACATCGTCGAGCGCCTCCGCGCCCGCGCACCCGGTCTACAAGCCGGACTACGTCGACCAGCTGCTCCGCCACGAGTAG
- a CDS encoding tetratricopeptide repeat protein has protein sequence MRNSKALVVSFVALAVAAGCAKPTDRELLLADQHRDLATTKLSQNEPEAAIGEYRKALTLNPKDADTHFGLAEAYRRKGMLAETEHELREALRLDPAHQEARLALGVTHLQQERWADAAAEFQRLIDDPTFIRPARALVNLGWAHYKSGDLDQAVSDLQRALKIDRTNYTAHLDLGIVLYDQGKLVEAVQHFDECVKIVADRPALVYGGAEAEARFRMAQAYVRLDQRPRAVESLRAAVERGGQSEWAQKSSDYLKVLQ, from the coding sequence ATGAGGAACTCGAAAGCGCTCGTCGTGAGCTTCGTCGCGCTCGCCGTCGCGGCGGGCTGTGCCAAACCGACCGACCGCGAGCTGCTGCTCGCCGACCAGCATCGCGACCTCGCGACCACGAAGCTGAGCCAGAACGAGCCCGAAGCGGCCATCGGCGAGTACCGCAAGGCGCTCACGCTCAACCCGAAGGACGCAGACACTCACTTCGGGCTGGCGGAGGCCTACCGGCGCAAGGGCATGCTGGCCGAGACCGAGCACGAGCTGCGCGAGGCGCTGCGGCTCGACCCCGCCCACCAGGAGGCGCGGCTGGCGCTGGGAGTGACTCACCTGCAGCAGGAGCGTTGGGCCGACGCCGCGGCCGAGTTCCAGAGGCTGATCGACGACCCGACCTTCATCCGGCCGGCGCGCGCTCTTGTCAACCTGGGCTGGGCTCACTACAAATCCGGCGACCTCGATCAGGCGGTTTCGGACCTGCAGCGCGCGCTCAAGATCGATCGCACGAACTACACCGCGCACCTCGATCTGGGCATCGTGCTGTACGACCAGGGGAAGCTGGTCGAGGCCGTCCAGCATTTCGATGAGTGTGTGAAGATCGTCGCGGACCGGCCCGCGCTGGTGTACGGCGGGGCGGAGGCCGAGGCGAGGTTCCGGATGGCGCAAGCCTACGTGCGCCTGGATCAGCGGCCGCGAGCGGTGGAGTCGCTGCGGGCCGCGGTGGAACGCGGGGGCCAGAGCGAGTGGGCGCAGAAGTCGAGCGACTATCTGAAGGTGCTGCAGTAG
- a CDS encoding PfkB family carbohydrate kinase, which produces MSLLVVGSVALDDIEAPAGAVKSVLGGAASYFGVAASYFVPVRVVAVVGDDFPEEHVRFLASKGLDLAGLERVPGRTFRWGGRYRASLNERDTLFTELGVFADFRPKLPPAYRDSEWVFLANIQPTLQKDVLEQTRSPRFSAMDTMNFWIEGARAELAQTLSLVKGLVINDEEARQLTGQSNLVLAADAIRQMGPRVVIVKRGEHGALLFDDEGVFAAPAFPLREVRDPTGAGDAFAGGLMGALASHGEVTTDSLRRAMIYGSVLASFCVERFSLDRLRDLTRAEVDARFEQFRRLTAF; this is translated from the coding sequence ATGAGCCTCCTGGTCGTCGGATCGGTCGCGCTCGACGACATCGAGGCGCCCGCGGGCGCGGTGAAGTCGGTGCTGGGCGGCGCGGCCTCGTACTTCGGCGTGGCCGCCAGCTACTTCGTGCCCGTGCGCGTGGTGGCGGTCGTGGGCGACGACTTCCCCGAGGAGCACGTGCGCTTCCTGGCCAGCAAGGGTCTCGATCTGGCGGGCCTGGAGCGCGTGCCGGGCCGCACCTTCCGCTGGGGCGGCCGCTACCGCGCCTCGCTGAACGAGCGCGACACGCTGTTCACCGAGCTCGGCGTGTTCGCCGACTTTCGGCCCAAGCTCCCGCCCGCCTACCGCGACTCCGAGTGGGTGTTCCTGGCCAACATCCAGCCCACGCTGCAGAAGGACGTGCTCGAGCAGACACGCTCGCCGCGCTTCTCCGCCATGGACACCATGAACTTCTGGATCGAGGGCGCGCGCGCCGAGCTCGCGCAGACGCTCTCGCTCGTGAAGGGGCTGGTGATCAACGACGAAGAGGCGCGCCAGCTCACGGGCCAGTCGAATCTGGTGCTCGCGGCAGACGCGATCCGCCAGATGGGCCCGCGCGTGGTGATCGTGAAGCGCGGCGAGCACGGCGCGCTCCTGTTCGACGACGAGGGCGTGTTCGCCGCGCCCGCCTTCCCGCTGCGCGAGGTGCGCGACCCGACCGGCGCCGGCGACGCTTTCGCCGGCGGGCTGATGGGCGCGCTCGCGAGTCACGGCGAGGTCACCACCGACTCCCTGCGCCGCGCGATGATCTACGGGTCCGTGCTCGCCTCGTTCTGCGTCGAGCGCTTCAGCCTGGACCGCCTGCGCGACCTGACCCGTGCCGAGGTCGACGCCCGCTTCGAACAGTTCCGCCGCCTGACGGCGTTCTGA
- the recO gene encoding DNA repair protein RecO codes for MPAEHRTRALVLRTFDQGESDRVVHLYSEALGRISAIAKGARRSKRRFPGTLEILSLVDVRLVDPPRAALARLEGAKLVRAFEGIPAQLGRFAIACQFLELLNRATPDREAQPELFHFACGVLEVLDTETPDALLALLVLAKTLARLGYRPQLVRCALCAADLPAEGRVGFIPAHGGAVCRACCGPDDARIAARLLRALEAGLRQPLRSRAEIGLGERELPLAGRLVERFFRFHVGFELRSEAFLRGVFADAGAHGASVDADSGREDTAPPSDPHPTARIEPPHV; via the coding sequence ATGCCGGCCGAGCATCGGACACGCGCGCTCGTGCTGCGCACGTTCGACCAGGGCGAGTCGGACCGCGTGGTGCACCTGTACAGCGAGGCGCTGGGGCGCATCTCGGCCATCGCCAAGGGCGCGCGCCGCTCGAAGCGCCGCTTCCCGGGCACGCTCGAGATCCTGTCGCTGGTCGACGTGCGGCTGGTCGATCCGCCGCGTGCCGCGCTCGCGCGGCTCGAGGGCGCCAAGCTGGTGCGCGCGTTCGAGGGCATTCCTGCCCAGCTGGGCCGCTTCGCGATCGCATGTCAGTTCCTCGAGCTCCTGAACCGCGCCACGCCCGACCGCGAGGCGCAGCCGGAGCTGTTCCACTTCGCGTGTGGGGTGCTCGAGGTGCTCGACACGGAGACACCCGACGCGCTGCTCGCGCTGCTCGTGCTGGCCAAGACCCTGGCCCGGCTCGGCTACCGGCCCCAGCTCGTGCGCTGCGCGCTGTGCGCTGCGGACCTGCCGGCCGAGGGCCGGGTGGGCTTCATCCCGGCGCACGGCGGCGCGGTGTGTCGCGCCTGCTGCGGCCCCGACGACGCGCGCATCGCGGCGCGGCTCCTGCGGGCGCTCGAAGCGGGCCTGCGTCAGCCGTTGCGCTCGCGGGCCGAGATCGGGCTGGGCGAGCGCGAGCTGCCGCTCGCCGGGCGCCTGGTCGAGCGTTTCTTCCGCTTCCACGTGGGCTTCGAGCTGCGCTCCGAGGCCTTTCTGCGCGGCGTCTTCGCCGACGCAGGTGCGCACGGCGCTTCGGTTGACGCAGACTCGGGCCGCGAGGATACTGCGCCCCCGTCCGACCCCCACCCGACGGCGCGCATCGAACCTCCACATGTCTGA